One genomic window of Corynebacterium sp. sy039 includes the following:
- a CDS encoding asparaginase, protein MASDSSVKKIVVLTTGGTISCTSDSTGALIPTVSGAELIAPIIPRFADTLSIEVRELNRLDSSSMTLADIDEIVSAAHHALNDPDVVGVVITHGTDSMEETAIALDTFHNDQRPIVLTGSQKPHDHPEEDGTRNLFEAIMVASDTSARGIGVLIVFGRAVIPARGATKWHTTDELAFATNGPEEPQRADPVSPCPLGDIYIETITAYPGASRTLIDAARNAGAQGIVVEALGSGNVGTELAAGISDALQAGIPVVITTRVPRGEVAGKYGGAGGGATLAAQGAIGARYFHSGQARVLLAIAIASGVHPATLF, encoded by the coding sequence ATGGCCTCTGATTCATCTGTCAAAAAAATAGTAGTGCTGACCACTGGCGGCACTATTTCCTGCACCAGCGATTCAACAGGTGCGCTCATTCCCACAGTCAGTGGTGCCGAGCTCATCGCCCCCATCATTCCGCGCTTTGCTGATACTCTCAGCATTGAGGTGCGCGAACTTAATCGTCTTGATTCTTCTTCTATGACCTTGGCTGACATTGACGAAATTGTCAGCGCAGCACATCATGCTCTCAACGACCCTGATGTAGTTGGGGTTGTTATTACACACGGCACAGATTCGATGGAAGAAACAGCCATTGCTCTTGATACTTTCCACAATGATCAACGTCCTATTGTACTGACTGGCTCTCAAAAACCCCATGATCACCCAGAAGAAGATGGTACCCGCAACCTGTTCGAGGCAATTATGGTTGCTTCTGACACCTCGGCACGTGGCATTGGGGTACTTATCGTTTTTGGACGTGCAGTTATACCTGCACGAGGAGCAACCAAATGGCATACCACAGATGAACTTGCCTTTGCGACAAATGGTCCTGAAGAGCCACAACGAGCCGATCCTGTTTCTCCTTGCCCTCTCGGTGATATTTATATTGAAACAATTACCGCCTACCCTGGTGCTTCCCGTACGCTTATCGACGCTGCTCGCAACGCTGGTGCTCAAGGGATAGTTGTTGAGGCACTAGGTTCAGGCAATGTTGGCACAGAATTAGCAGCGGGAATAAGTGACGCACTGCAAGCAGGTATCCCTGTGGTTATCACAACTCGAGTTCCGCGCGGTGAAGTTGCTGGAAAATATGGTGGCGCTGGTGGCGGAGCGACACTAGCTGCACAGGGCGCTATTGGAGCTCGATATTTTCATAGTGGGCAAGCACGAGTGCTTCTTGCCATTGCAATTGCGTCTGGGGTACACCCAGCTACATTATTTTAA